The Saccharothrix violaceirubra genome segment TGGACCCTCTTGACCGCTTCAGGGCGCTTTCCGTCAAGGAGATCCACGCCCCAGCGCAATGACTGTCCATAATGGACTTTTAAGGCCGACCACCGGTGGATTTAGGCATCCGCACAGCTCACGCGGGTGGTGGCGCGTGACGAAAGGGTCGGACCACCCCCTCTTGACTGGTGTAGACCAGTCATGTTGAAGTGGCCGTCGTCACGTCAGAGGGCGCTCTAGGGGAAGAAGAGAACTTTGTCGAGATTGCGCGTGGTGGCTGCCATCGCCACGGTCGTCGTCGGCGCGGGCACGGCGATCGCGATCGCCGGGACGTCCGCCTCCGCGGCCGACTGCGCCGCGGCCTGGAGTGCGTCGTCGGTGTACACGGGCGGCCAGACGGCCTCCTACAACGGTCGCAACTGGACCGCCAAGTGGTGGACCCAGAACGAGAAGCCGGGCGGCACCCAGGTCTGGACGGACCAGGGCACCTGCGGCTCCGGTCCGGGCACCGGCACCACGACGACCACCAGGACCACGACCGTGCCGACCAGTCCGACCCAGCCCGCCAAGTGCACCGAGACCTGGGTGCGCGGCAAGGCGTACGTGACCGGCGACGTCGTCCGCTACACGGACAACAAGTACTACGTCGCCGAGCACGACAACCCGGGCTACGACCCGGTCGTGAGCACCTGGTACTGGGACCCGTACACCGGGTGCGGCGACACGCCCACCACGGTCACGAGCACCAGCACCACGCAGAACCCGAACCCCGGCCAGTTCGTGGTGAGCGAGGCCCAGTTCAACCAGATGTTCCCGAGCCGGAGCAGCTTCTACACCTACGCCGGTCTGGTCGCGGCCCTGTCCTCGTACCCCGGTTTCGCGAACACCGGCGGTGACGTCGTCCGCAAGCAGGAGGCGGCGGCGTTCCTGGCGAACGTGAACCACGAGACCGGCGGCCTGTACTACGTGGTGGAGCAGAACCAGGCCAACTACCCGCACTACTGCGACACGAGCAAGTCGTACGGGTGCCCGGCCGGCAACGCGGCGTACTACGGCCGCGGCCCGATCCAGCTCAGCTGGAACTTCAACTACAAGGCCGCGGGCGACGCGCTGGGCCTGCCCCTGCTGACCAACCCGTACCTGGTCGAGCGCGACCCGGCGGTGGCCTGGCAGACCGGCCTTTGGTACTGGAACACCCAGAACGGTCCCGGCACCATGACCGCGCACAACGCGATGGTGACCGGCGCCGGCTTCGGCGAGACCATCCGCAGCATCAACGGCACCCTCGAGTGCAACGGCGGCAACCCCGCCCAGGTGCAGAGCCGGATCAACGCGTACCAGAAGTTCGTGGGCATCCTCGGGGTGCCGGCGGGCAACAACCTCTCCTGCTGACCGGGGGTGGGGTCCGCCGTCCCCCTGCGACGGCGGACCCCCAGGCCCCTCCCCGTACGAACCCCGCGGTGAGAACCCAGCCGCGGACCCTGCGAGAACTTCCCGTGAGGTCCCTGCCGAACCGGGAAAGGCTTCGACGGTCACCCGTCGAGAACCACGTCCGTGCGGCGCACCCGCGCCCGCGTCCGTTCGGACGTGTGATCCGTGTGGCGGAACGTTTTCCGGGTCGTGTTCACACTGTGGACGGCGTCCCGTTGGGCCGCCCGGCCCACTTCCTTGACCCGGATGACGTTGCCGATTATGGTCTAGACCACATCGATGTCCGTGACGCCCCGTCCGCGAGGCGTCACGCGGTGTCGACGAGATCCGGCCGCCGCGGACCACCCCTGCACCGGGAGCCCCCGGGTTCCCTCCGAAGGAGCTGGACAGAACACATGAGCGTGAAACGCAAAGTCGCCGCGATGCTCGCGGGCGTCGGCGTCGCCCCCCTGATCATCGTCGCCGGCGCCGGCTCGGCCAGCGCCCACGGCTACGTCTCGTCGCCGCCCAGCCGCCAGGCGCTGTGCGCCTCCGGCAAGGTCACCGGCTGCGGCCAGATCCAGTACGAGCCGCAGAGCGTCGAAGGCCCCAAGGGCCTGACGAGCTGCAACGCCGGCATCGGCCAGTTCGCCATCCTCAACGACGACAGCAAGAACTGGCCCGCCACATCGGTCGGCAGCTCCGCCCAGTTCACCTGGACGCTGACCGCCCGGCACGCCACCAGCACCTGGCAGTACTTCATCGGTGGCTCGAAGATCGCCGAGATCAACGACGGTGGCAAGCAGCCCGGCGCGACCGTCACGCACTCGGTGAACCTCGGCGGCCGTTCCGGTCGCCAGAAGGTGCTGGCCGTGTGGAACATCTCGGACACCGCGAACGCGTTCTACGCCTGCATCGACCTGCAGGTCGGCGGGGGCAACCCCGACCCCGACCCGACGACGACCACGCGGCCCACGACCACCACGCCGCCGACCACGACGACCAAGCCCACCACGACCACGACGCCGCCGGCCGGTGGCACGTGGGCCGCGGGCGTGTCGTACGCGACCGGCGCGCAGGTCACCTACGGTGGCGCGTCCTACAAGGCGATCCAGGGTCACACCTCGCTGACCGGCTGGGAACCGCCGAACACGCCGTCGCTGTGGCAGCGGCTCTGACGGGGTCGACCCCGTGAAGCCCGTCCGCGCCGCCCTGACACGGCGCGGGCGGGCTTTCCCCTACCCTTTTCGAGGAGACGACCTTGAAGCGCCTCGTCGCCCTAGTCGCCGGCCTGTCCCTGCTGCTGGTGGCCGGGTGTAGTTCGCCTTCCGACGGTCTCGTCACGCCGACCGGCCCCGCGCCGTCGACGATCGCGGAGACCGCGGAGCACAACGACACCGACGTGATGTTCCTGCAGATGGCCATCGCCCATCACAAGCAGGGCCTGGAGATCGTGAAGCTCGCCAAGGACCACGCGGTCCGGTCGGACGTGAAGACGCTCGCCGCGGCCATCGAGGTCACGCAGCTCTCCGAGATCGACTCGATGACCAAGTGGCTCGGCGACTGGGGCAAGCCCGAGTCGTCCGGTACGGACATGCAGTTGCACGCCGACCACGGCGGCGACCACTCGACGCGTCCCGAGGACATCGCCGAGATCGCCGCGCTGCCGTCCGGCGAGTTCGAGAAGGGTTTCCTCAACCTCCTCATCGCCCATCAGCACAACGCCGTCGCGATCGCCAAGTTCGAGCGCGAGGGCGGCTCCAACCCGCAGTCCAAGGGCCTGGCCGACCGGATCTTCGAGTCGCGTTCGGCGCAGATCGCCCAGATGCTCGGCTACCTGAACTAGAGGTCGAGTCGCAGCCCGCTGGTGAAGCGCCGGTGCTCGCCGGTGACCGGGTCGGTGAAGGCGAGCACCTTCGCCAGCAGGCGCAACGGGTTCGTGAAGTCGTCCAACGGCTTCTCGGTGAGGACGGGGTAGAAGTCGTCGTCGCGGATGGGGATGCCCAGCGAACTCAGGTGCAGTCGGAGCTGGTGCGTCCGCCCGGTGGTGGGCAGCAGTCGGTAACGGCCCCACTGCCCGTCGTGCTCCACGAGTTCGATCCGCGTCTCGGCGTTGGGCTCGCCGGGCACCTCCTGGGCGGTGATCACACCTTTGATCTTGACGATGCGGCTGGTGACCGTGCGCGGCAGGTCGAGGCCGGGGTCGTAGCGGGCGATCGCCTCGTACTCCTTGTGCACGCCGCGGTCGCGGAACAGGTTCTGGTAGCGGCCCCTCAGCGTGGGATCGACGACGAACAGCACGAGGCCGGCTGTGCCGCGGTCCAGTCGGTGTGCGGGGCTGAGCGTGGGCAGGTCGAGATCGCGGCGTAGCCGGACCAGTGCGGTCTCCACGATGTGGCTGCCGCGGGGGATCGTGGCCAGGAAGTGCGGTTTGTCGACGACGAGGATGGCGTCGTCGCGGTGCACGACGGAGATGTCGAACGGCACGGGCACCTCGTTCGGCAGGTCCCGGTGGAACCAGACCGAGGTGCCGGGTGCGAACGGGGTGTCGGGTGCGAGCGGGCCGTGCAGGTCGTGGATCGCGCCCTGGGCGAGGAGTTCGTCGATCCTGGCCGGCTCCACCCGGGGCAACCGGTCGACCAGGTGGTCGCGCAGCGTGGTCCAGTGGCCTTCGTCGGGCAGTCGTAGTCGTGCGGGGTCGAGTCCGTGCCGCTGGGCGAGTGCCGCGGGCCTCTGCTTGCGCCTCATCGGCCGCCAAGCCTAGCCCACCTGCGAGTTATGCGTTCAGACACCACGAGTTGTGCGTTCAGGCACCGCGAAATGTGCATTCGGGTACCGCGTGGTCGCTGTCAGTCCGCCTTCGCGAACGTCACCTGGTACCCCAACGCGCCGAGTAGTCCGGACAGCATCTTGCGGGTGTTGTCCGACGCCTTCGCGAGAATGCCGGATTCCTTGGCCGCCGCCGCGATCTTCTCCTCGGCGGCCACGTAGAACGGCTGTTGGTCGGTCGTCTCGACCATGTCGGTCAGGCGGTCCCACAGGCCGCGTTCCTGGGCGAACACGTAGCACTTCTCCTGGTGCAGGTTGGGCTTGTCCAACGCCGGTGCGGGGAGGTCGACCTCGACGGTCTTGTGCTCCTGGTCGATCCTCAGTGCCTTCTCCTCGATTCCGGCGAAGTCGACGTAGGCGTTCACCGAACCGGCCGCCACGAACAGCGTCCGCTTGCCGGCCAACGCGGCGGGTACGTAGCGGACGTCGTTCTCGATGTCGAGGACGACCTGGAACTCGCCCGCCGCCGCGTGGTACTGGCTCAGGTCGCGCACGGACTGGAGCAGGGCCGGTTGCGAGCGGTCGATCGTGTCGGTGCCGAAGCGGGGCACGATCACCGCCGCGACGGCTCCCACGACGAGCACCACCACCGCGATCAGAGCACCGATGCGCCAGGTCATGCTCCGGCGGGTACCCGTTCACCGATGTGCCCAATCCCGCTTTTCGTGTCCTTTGTAGACGGTGTAACGCGAGCTTCGCGCGGGTATGGCTGCGGCCATGACCACCATCGACAAAACCCAGGGCAGGAGACCGGACGGCGTCGACGACACGACCGTCGAGGCGGTCGGCGCGCTCACCGAGGCGTTGGAGACGACGGAACGGGCGCGGGGCGCGCTCTACGACTTCCACCAGCTCACGGGCAGCGCCGACGAGAAGGTGGCGCACGCCGTGGAGTTGCTGCGCGCGGCCGGGCACGCCTACCTCGCGGACCGGGTCGAGCAGGAGTTGGTCGGCCGCAACGTGGTCGACGGCCGGTGGACGTTCCAGCTCGTCGAGGACTACGACGACGGCTACTACGCGTTGTTCCGCTCGTTGGAGCGCACCGCCCGCGACCGGCTGCTCGGCGGCCAACGCCACGTGTACGAGTCGGAGCTGAAGGTCCGCAACACGACGACCGGCGAACCCGGCCACGAACTCGACCCCTAGTCGTCCTCGCGATCCTCGCCCCGGCGGCGCAGGAACGCGAAGCCGGGGATGCCGAGGATCGCCTGCCGGACGTCGTTGGTGACCTCCAGCAACTGGTGGATGTCCGGGCCCACCCGGTCGAGGGTGGCGAGGATGGGCAGGACGTCCTCGATCAGGTGCCGGGTGAGCACGGGCAGGCGGTCGACCAGTTCGACGGCCGCGTCCACCTCCTGCGGCGACAACTCGTCGACGAACCGCTTGGCCAACGGTCGGGCCTGCCGGGCCAGGGGCGCGTAGTCGTCGACGAGTTCCCGCGAGGTGCGCGCGGCCGTCGACGCGTCGGTCAGGACCTGTTCGGCGGCGGCCGTGGCCACGCGTGCGCGCCCGACCACCATCTCGGTCTCCTCCAGTACGCGTTCGGTGCGGTCGACCAACGCGTCCGCCCGGCGGACCACGTCCTCGGCCGCCTGGAGCAGGTCGAGTACGCGGCCGGGCACGGAGGCGGCGGTGACGACCAGGGACGGCACCGTCGTCGTGACGGTGGTCCGGGCGAACGAGAACAGCGCGCGCGGGCTCAGGTCCATGTCCACCACTGTGCCCGCATTCACCCGATCGAAGGTGCCTGAGTGCACATTTCGCGGTGTCTGAACGCATAACTCGCGGGGTTGGGGGGTCAGCCGATCGGTTGAGGGTGGAGTCGGGCTTGATGGGGGATGGGGCGGGGGTGTGGGGTGGAGAAGATGGGGCGGTGTCCATCGTCGAAGTTCAAGGGCTGCGCAAGGCCTACGGGTCGGTAAAGGCGGTCGACGGGGTCGACTTCACCGTGGCCGAGGGGGAGATCTTCGGCATCCTCGGTCCCAACGGCGCCGGGAAGACCACGGCCGTGGAATGCGTGGAAGGCTTGCGGGCACCGGACTCCGGCACGGTCCGGGTCGGCGGGTACGACCCGGTCCGCGACCGTGACCGGGTCACCCGCATCCTCGGCGTCCAGCTCCAGCACAGCGAGTTGCAGCCCAAGCTGACCGTGCGTGAAGCCCTGGAGCTGTACGGCTCCTTCCACCGCGAACCGGCCGACTGGCGTCCGCTCGTCGAACGGCTGGGTCTCGAAGACCTGCTGGACCGTCGTTTCGGGGCGTTGTCGGGTGGCCGCAAGCAGCGCCTGTTCATCGCGCTGGCCCTGATCGGGAATCCGAAGGTCGTGGTGTTCGACGAGCTCACGGCCGCGCTCGACCCGCGTGCCCGCCGGGAGACCTGGCGGTTGGTCCGCGACCTCAACGACTCCGGCGTGACGATCGTGCTGGTCACGCACTTCATGGACGAGGCACGTCACCTGTGCGACCGGGTCGCGGTGTTCGACCGGGGCCGGATCGCCGCCCTGGACACGCCGGAAAACCTGATCAAGGGCAGCCCGGTCGTGATCTCCTTCCGCCCGGTGACCCCGTTGCCCGACCTGGCGGGGTTGCCGGGCGTGGTGTCCGTGACCGGGGAAGGGGCGAAGGTGGTCATCGAAGGCACCGACGACACAGTCGGGGCGCTGCTCGTGCGCCACCGTCACGAGGTGCGGGAGTTGCGCATCACCGACGCCACGCTGGACGACGCGTACCTGCGCATCACGCGAGAGGAACCCTGACGTGCTCAGAGTCGAGACCAGGCTGTTCCTGCGCGAACCCGGCGCGCTGTTCTGGGTACTGGCCTTCCCCTCGTTGCTGCTGCTGGGTTTCGGTCTCGTGCCGACCTACCGGGGGATCATCGGCGTGTTCGTGCCGAGCACCGTGCTCGTCGCGCTCGTCACGGCGAGCCTGCTGGCGTTGCCGAGCACCCTGACCTCCTACCGGGAGCGCGGCATCCTGCGCCGGTTGCGCACCACCCCGGCCCGGCCGGCCCACCTCCTCGCGGTGCAACTGCTCATCCACGGGACCGCGGCGGTCGTCGGCGCACTCCTGGCCGTGCTGATCGGACGCCTGGTGTGGGGCGTCGCACTGCCCGACCACCCGGTGGCGTACGGGGTGGCGTTGACGCTCGCGACCCTCGCGGCGTTGGCGACGGGCGCGGTGGTCACGGCCGTGGCCCGCACGGTCAAGGCCGCGCAGGCGATCGGGCTGGCGGTGTTCTTCCCCGCGATGTTCGCGGCCGGGATCTACGTGCCGGTCCAGGCGCTGCCGGCGGCCGTGCGCCGGGCCGTCGAGCTGGTTCCGTTCGGTGCCGCCGCGCGGGCGTTGGACGCGGCGGCGGCCGGTGACCTGCCGTCGTGGACCCACCTGGCCGTGCTCGCCCTGTGGACGGTCGTCCTGGTCGGTGTCGCCGCCCGCTGGTTCCGCTGGGAGTAGGCGGTGGACGGGTGGTTCCTGCGGTGGGGGCCGTACGGCCTGCTGGCCTTGGGCACGGTCGCGTCGGCGGCGACCGCACCGGCGTTGATGTCGACGACGGACGTCCTGTGGGCGGCGGCTTTGGTCGTGGGTGCGCTGGTCTGGCAACGGGCGCGCGGGTCGCTGTACTTCGTGGTGCGCGGCGCGCTGGCATTCGCGCTGTGCTGGCTGAACCCGTTCTTCTCGGTGTTCGCGTTGATGGGCTACTTCGACGCGGGCCTGCACCTGTCCCGGTCGGCGCGGCGGTGGGGGCTGCTCTCCGTCGCGTTGACGCTCGCGCTCTCGCAGTCCGCCGTGCCGGACGGCCCGCCGCCGGACGACGTCGGGGAACTGGTCGTGTTCGCGGTGCTGTTCGCCTTGCACGCCACGCTCGCGCTCGTGCTCGACCGCGTGAACGATCGGGAAGCGGACAAGCGGCGCAGGCAGGCGGTGGTCATCGAGGAGTTGGAGACGGTCAACGCGCGGCTCGCCGCCGCGCTCGCGGAGAACGCCGTGCTCCAGGCCCGGGCGAGGGAAGCCGGGATCACGGCCGAACGCCGCCGGTTGGCCGCCGACCTGCACGACACGCTGGTGCAGGGCCTGGTCGGCGTGGTCACCCAGTTGCAGGCCGCGCTGGACACCGACGGCGACGGTGCGCGTGCGCGCGTGGAGCGGGCGGTCGCCCTGGCCCGGTACAGCCTGGGCGAGGCACGCCGCTCGGTGCACGCCCTGGTCCCCGGCCCGCTGGAGAACCGGACCCTGCCCGAGGCGTTGCGGGAGGCGGTCGACCGGTGGTCGGCCACGGCGACCGCGCGGGTGGACCTCACGGTGGTCGGCGGCGTCGAGCCGTTGCACGACGAGATCGAGTCGACCCTGCTGCGGATCGCGGAGGAGGCGCTGAACAACGTGTCCAGGCACGCCGAGGCGGACCGGGTCGGTGTCACGCTGTCCTACATCGACGACGAGGTGACGTTGGACGTGCGCGACGACGGCAAGGGCTTCGACCCGGAGCACGCGCCGCGCCCGTCGGACCGGGGCGGGTTCGGGCTCGACGGCATGCGCCTGCGCGCCGGTCGGGTCGGGGGAGTCGTGGCCGTGGAGTCCGAACCGGGCGGGGGCACGGCGGTGTCGGCGCGGGTCCCGGCGGTGCCGGAGGCGCCCCGGTGAGGACGTGCGAAGGCGGGTTGACGGTGTCGGGAGGGGGCGGTGTGCCGCTGGTGCGGCGGTGTGGGGATCCCGGGAGCGGGAGCCGGGTGGTGTCGGGGTGAGCCGGCCGATCACGGTGCTGCTCGTCGACGACCACCCGGTGGTCCGGGACGGTCTGCACGGCATGTTCGCGGCCTCCCCGGAGTTCGAGGTGCTCGGCGAGGCGTCCGGAGGCGAGGAGGCCGTGGCGATGGCCGAACGCCTCGACCCCGACGTGGTCCTCATGGACCTGCGCATGCCCCGGGGCGACGGGGTGGCCGCGATCGGCGAGCTGACCCGGCGTGGCCTGCGTTGCCGCGTGCTGGTGCTGACCACCTACGACACCGACGCCGACGTCATCCCCGCGATCAAGGCCGGTGCGACCGGCTACCTGCTCAAGGCCGCGTTGCGCGACGAGCTGTTCGAGGCGGTGCGTGCCGCCGCCCTCGACCGCACCGTCTTCTCCCCGTCCATCGCCACGCGCCTGTTCACCGAGGTCCGCACGCCCGCGCCCCGCGAACGCCCGCTGAGCGCCCGCGAACTGGACGTCCTCACGCTCGTGGCGAAGGGCACCACCAACCGGGAGATCGCCCGGACGCTGTTCATCAGCGAGGCCACCGTGAAGACCCACCTGACCCACCTGTACGCGAAGCTCGACGCGACCGACCGGGCCGCCGCGGTGGCCGCGGCCTACGACCGCGGCATCCTCAAGCCCCCGT includes the following:
- a CDS encoding glycoside hydrolase family 19 protein; amino-acid sequence: MAAIATVVVGAGTAIAIAGTSASAADCAAAWSASSVYTGGQTASYNGRNWTAKWWTQNEKPGGTQVWTDQGTCGSGPGTGTTTTTRTTTVPTSPTQPAKCTETWVRGKAYVTGDVVRYTDNKYYVAEHDNPGYDPVVSTWYWDPYTGCGDTPTTVTSTSTTQNPNPGQFVVSEAQFNQMFPSRSSFYTYAGLVAALSSYPGFANTGGDVVRKQEAAAFLANVNHETGGLYYVVEQNQANYPHYCDTSKSYGCPAGNAAYYGRGPIQLSWNFNYKAAGDALGLPLLTNPYLVERDPAVAWQTGLWYWNTQNGPGTMTAHNAMVTGAGFGETIRSINGTLECNGGNPAQVQSRINAYQKFVGILGVPAGNNLSC
- a CDS encoding lytic polysaccharide monooxygenase codes for the protein MSVKRKVAAMLAGVGVAPLIIVAGAGSASAHGYVSSPPSRQALCASGKVTGCGQIQYEPQSVEGPKGLTSCNAGIGQFAILNDDSKNWPATSVGSSAQFTWTLTARHATSTWQYFIGGSKIAEINDGGKQPGATVTHSVNLGGRSGRQKVLAVWNISDTANAFYACIDLQVGGGNPDPDPTTTTRPTTTTPPTTTTKPTTTTTPPAGGTWAAGVSYATGAQVTYGGASYKAIQGHTSLTGWEPPNTPSLWQRL
- a CDS encoding DUF305 domain-containing protein, whose amino-acid sequence is MKRLVALVAGLSLLLVAGCSSPSDGLVTPTGPAPSTIAETAEHNDTDVMFLQMAIAHHKQGLEIVKLAKDHAVRSDVKTLAAAIEVTQLSEIDSMTKWLGDWGKPESSGTDMQLHADHGGDHSTRPEDIAEIAALPSGEFEKGFLNLLIAHQHNAVAIAKFEREGGSNPQSKGLADRIFESRSAQIAQMLGYLN
- a CDS encoding pseudouridine synthase — its product is MRRKQRPAALAQRHGLDPARLRLPDEGHWTTLRDHLVDRLPRVEPARIDELLAQGAIHDLHGPLAPDTPFAPGTSVWFHRDLPNEVPVPFDISVVHRDDAILVVDKPHFLATIPRGSHIVETALVRLRRDLDLPTLSPAHRLDRGTAGLVLFVVDPTLRGRYQNLFRDRGVHKEYEAIARYDPGLDLPRTVTSRIVKIKGVITAQEVPGEPNAETRIELVEHDGQWGRYRLLPTTGRTHQLRLHLSSLGIPIRDDDFYPVLTEKPLDDFTNPLRLLAKVLAFTDPVTGEHRRFTSGLRLDL
- a CDS encoding DUF4230 domain-containing protein, producing the protein MTWRIGALIAVVVLVVGAVAAVIVPRFGTDTIDRSQPALLQSVRDLSQYHAAAGEFQVVLDIENDVRYVPAALAGKRTLFVAAGSVNAYVDFAGIEEKALRIDQEHKTVEVDLPAPALDKPNLHQEKCYVFAQERGLWDRLTDMVETTDQQPFYVAAEEKIAAAAKESGILAKASDNTRKMLSGLLGALGYQVTFAKAD
- a CDS encoding ABC transporter ATP-binding protein, which gives rise to MSIVEVQGLRKAYGSVKAVDGVDFTVAEGEIFGILGPNGAGKTTAVECVEGLRAPDSGTVRVGGYDPVRDRDRVTRILGVQLQHSELQPKLTVREALELYGSFHREPADWRPLVERLGLEDLLDRRFGALSGGRKQRLFIALALIGNPKVVVFDELTAALDPRARRETWRLVRDLNDSGVTIVLVTHFMDEARHLCDRVAVFDRGRIAALDTPENLIKGSPVVISFRPVTPLPDLAGLPGVVSVTGEGAKVVIEGTDDTVGALLVRHRHEVRELRITDATLDDAYLRITREEP
- a CDS encoding ABC transporter permease, whose protein sequence is MLRVETRLFLREPGALFWVLAFPSLLLLGFGLVPTYRGIIGVFVPSTVLVALVTASLLALPSTLTSYRERGILRRLRTTPARPAHLLAVQLLIHGTAAVVGALLAVLIGRLVWGVALPDHPVAYGVALTLATLAALATGAVVTAVARTVKAAQAIGLAVFFPAMFAAGIYVPVQALPAAVRRAVELVPFGAAARALDAAAAGDLPSWTHLAVLALWTVVLVGVAARWFRWE
- a CDS encoding sensor histidine kinase, with the translated sequence MDGWFLRWGPYGLLALGTVASAATAPALMSTTDVLWAAALVVGALVWQRARGSLYFVVRGALAFALCWLNPFFSVFALMGYFDAGLHLSRSARRWGLLSVALTLALSQSAVPDGPPPDDVGELVVFAVLFALHATLALVLDRVNDREADKRRRQAVVIEELETVNARLAAALAENAVLQARAREAGITAERRRLAADLHDTLVQGLVGVVTQLQAALDTDGDGARARVERAVALARYSLGEARRSVHALVPGPLENRTLPEALREAVDRWSATATARVDLTVVGGVEPLHDEIESTLLRIAEEALNNVSRHAEADRVGVTLSYIDDEVTLDVRDDGKGFDPEHAPRPSDRGGFGLDGMRLRAGRVGGVVAVESEPGGGTAVSARVPAVPEAPR
- a CDS encoding response regulator, translated to MSRPITVLLVDDHPVVRDGLHGMFAASPEFEVLGEASGGEEAVAMAERLDPDVVLMDLRMPRGDGVAAIGELTRRGLRCRVLVLTTYDTDADVIPAIKAGATGYLLKAALRDELFEAVRAAALDRTVFSPSIATRLFTEVRTPAPRERPLSARELDVLTLVAKGTTNREIARTLFISEATVKTHLTHLYAKLDATDRAAAVAAAYDRGILKPP